The following DNA comes from Candidatus Flexicrinis proximus.
GCCGACCAGTGCCAGCACGCTTACGACAAACAGCCAACCGGGGACATTCCGCATGAAATTCGCCTTAAACCTACTGACTCACGCGGCATTGTATCATAGCCGCGTTTTCAGTGATCAGTCCTCAGTTGCCAGTCGTCGGGCAAGCGTTGAACAAGCCGCCGGACGCTGCCGTTCACAGCGCCCCCGTCTCAAGGAATCCCGCCAGCCGGGCCGCGCGCTCGGCCAGTATCGACTCGGCTTTGCCGCGGTAGGCCGGATGCTCACGGTGCGCCGCCACCCACCGGCACGAGGCCACATAGCGTCCCGCCACCAGCGTTTCAAGCTCGCCGTACAGCCCGTCCGCCAGCCGCCGCACAGCCGTATATCCCTCCCACAGCGCCGCCTTGAGTTCGTCGTAGGCGGGGTTCGGCTTGAGGAACAGCAGCAGCGGCGCCAGGTCGTAGAGAGTGTAGCCATAGCCGCAGTCATCGAAGTCCAGCACGCGCGGCGCATCCGGCGCGGCAAACAACAGGTTATCCGGCTTGAGGTCGCCGTGAATCATCCCAAACTGTCCGCTCAGCGCATCGAGCCGGTCGAACACGCCCTGCACGCGCGCCGTCACCCCTCCAGCGTGGCGCGGTGCGGGATGAGCAGTGCCTCGCCTTCGCTGTCCGACGCGTAGGGCGAATTCGCGCCGAACAGCCCGTCAAATCCAGCCGGGGCCGCGTCAGTCCGGATGCGGCCGCTGCATCGTGTATCCGCGCTGCCGCACGGCCAACCGCCGCGGCATGCCTGGGGGTATAGTCCGTGGCCGCCGTCTCCGCGCCATCCAGGAATTCGGTCAGCGTGCAGATCATCTCCGGCACCCCGTCAACCTTGACCGGCAGCGGCACGCGGATCACGCTCGGCACCGGCAGTCCTGCCCGCCGCAGCGCGCTCATCCACTGCATCTCGCCGTCGATCACCTCGCGGGGCTTCCGCTCCGGCCAGTTCACGCGCAGGATATGCCGCATCGCCATCGACGATTTCGGGTACGTCACGCTGAACACCGCGTTGCTGCGCAGGCTGATCAGCTCCAATACGCCGTAATTATTACGGTGCCAGGCGAAGAACGCCTTCTGTGCCGCCTCGGTGAAGAGCGCGCGCTGCTGTTCGGAAGAGAGTTGATCGAATCCCATTTATATAAGTTAACCCGTGGCATCATGACTTTAGTATTATAATCAGGAAGTACTTTTCTAGGGATAAGGGGACGCTATGCTTAAGAGAATCATTAAGCAAACCCGTTGGATGCTCCTGTCCATCGGGCTGATCACACTCCTGACTGCTTCTGGCGCTCAGGGAGGCCGCGGCGGGGCAGTACAGCCTCTGCCGGCACCGCAGCCCTCGCTCATGGAACAGGCCAAGGCCAACGGTTCCGTACCGGTGATCGTCGCTATTGCCGCCGAGTATAAGCCGGAAGCCGGCCTGACCGCGCTGCAGGTCGAACAGCAGCGTGCCGGCATTGCCGCGGCGCGCGCCGCGGTATTAACCGAACTGGCCGCCTACACGCCGGAAGTCCGCCCGGCATCGCTGAATTGGACGATCCCGTTCATGGCGCTGCGCGTCACGGCGGACGGGCTGACCGCGCTGCAGTCGATACGCTCGGTGGCCGGGATTTACCCCGATACGCTCCACACTCCGACCCTGAACACGGCCCTGCCCGCGCAGGACGTCCCGCAGGCGCACCTGGACGGCCACACCGGCGCCGGCGCGGTGGTTGCCGTGCTGGACAGCGGCGTGCAGAAGAACCACGAGTTCCTGAGCGGGCAGGTCGTTGCCGAAGCGTGCTTCTCGACCAACTACGCCCCGCAGACCGCCACCTCGATCTGCCCCAACGGCGCAGAAGTCCAGTTCGGATCGGGTTCGGCCAATCCGTCCAGGTGCGCGGACGCGCCGGGCTGCAATCATGGAACGCACGTGGCTGGCATCGTGGCTGGCAAATCTATCGATCCAGCCAGCATCCCTGGCACGACAATCTACAGCGGCATTGCCCCGGGCGCAAAGATCTACGCGATCCAGGTCTTCAGCGAGTTCAGCAGCTTCTCGTTCTGCAACCCGAACAGCAAGTGTGTGCTCTCCTACACCTCGGATATGATCTCCGCGCTCCAACAGGTCTACGCCGACCGGGCAGCCTACAACATCGCTTCGGTCAACCTGAGCCTGGGCGGCGGCCGTTACTTCGACTACTGTGACGTCAGCGACGCGCCAACCAAAGCGGCGATCGATGTGCTGCTGGACGCGGGCGTGGCAACCGTGATCGCCGCGGGCAACGACGGCTATACCGACTCAGTCGGCAGCCCGGCCTGCATCAGCTCGGCCATCACGGTCGGGTCGGTCACGGACGGCGGCTCCGTCTCCGGCTTCAGCAACAGCAACCACATCCTCGATCTGTGGGGCGTCGGCTCTGGTGTTGTGTCGTCGGTCTTCGGCAACCAGTACGAGTCGTTCAATGGCACCTCGATGGCGACCCCGATGGTCGCAGGCGCCTGGGCGGTCATCAAGAGTATCAAGCCACATCTGAGCGTCGCTGAAGTGCTGGCGATCTTCAATGCCACCGGTTTCGCGATCACCGATGTCAACGCCGTGACCCGCGATCTGATCCAGCTTGAAAACGCAGCGGACTCTGCGGCTGGCCTGCCGCCCGCCGCCAACCTGCTGGCGGACGCCGGCTTCGAAGGCGCGCTCACGCCCCGCGTCAGCGCCTGGACCAAGACCGGTGAAGGCGTCAAGATCCTCTGCGACGGCCTCAAGTCGAATTCCGGCCTGTGCTATGTCCGGGCTGGCATCGGCACCGGCAAGGTCAGCCAGACTCTGACGCCGGTAGCCTACCTTGAAGGCGATATCCTCACGCTTTCGGCTCACGTCAGGGCCAGCACGGTCAATGCCGGCACCATCATGGCCAAGATCACCCTGGTCAACGGCAATGTCCAGAAGCTCAAGCTGCGGGTCAGCGGCTCGTACGGTTATACGTTCCGCACGGTCAGCGATGCGCTCAACAAGAACGCGACCAAGGTCAAAATCCAGTTTGGCGGGACCACCAGCGGCAAGTACTACGTCGACGACGTCGCTCTGACGCTCAACTTCGAATAGCGCCTGCGGATAAAAAGAGGCCGCTCACGGTGGGCGGCCTCTCGTCACTTCAGTTTGTTTAGCCAGGCGGGGCGTTATGCACTTAGTTTGTGGAGGCGCTGTCTCTATCCCTTATCTGCGAGGTGCAGGCGTGCAAACGCCGTCACCGGGGATTGGGGCGGAACCCCATCGAAAGTGCAACAGGCTCTAGCGCGTCGACGCGCCGGTGGTCTTATACTCGCCGCTGGCCCACACCAACACGGCAATCCCCGGATTGTCGCGCGTGATCTGGCCGGTACCCGCCTG
Coding sequences within:
- a CDS encoding phosphotransferase, which gives rise to MIHGDLKPDNLLFAAPDAPRVLDFDDCGYGYTLYDLAPLLLFLKPNPAYDELKAALWEGYTAVRRLADGLYGELETLVAGRYVASCRWVAAHREHPAYRGKAESILAERAARLAGFLETGAL
- a CDS encoding S8 family serine peptidase; translated protein: MLKRIIKQTRWMLLSIGLITLLTASGAQGGRGGAVQPLPAPQPSLMEQAKANGSVPVIVAIAAEYKPEAGLTALQVEQQRAGIAAARAAVLTELAAYTPEVRPASLNWTIPFMALRVTADGLTALQSIRSVAGIYPDTLHTPTLNTALPAQDVPQAHLDGHTGAGAVVAVLDSGVQKNHEFLSGQVVAEACFSTNYAPQTATSICPNGAEVQFGSGSANPSRCADAPGCNHGTHVAGIVAGKSIDPASIPGTTIYSGIAPGAKIYAIQVFSEFSSFSFCNPNSKCVLSYTSDMISALQQVYADRAAYNIASVNLSLGGGRYFDYCDVSDAPTKAAIDVLLDAGVATVIAAGNDGYTDSVGSPACISSAITVGSVTDGGSVSGFSNSNHILDLWGVGSGVVSSVFGNQYESFNGTSMATPMVAGAWAVIKSIKPHLSVAEVLAIFNATGFAITDVNAVTRDLIQLENAADSAAGLPPAANLLADAGFEGALTPRVSAWTKTGEGVKILCDGLKSNSGLCYVRAGIGTGKVSQTLTPVAYLEGDILTLSAHVRASTVNAGTIMAKITLVNGNVQKLKLRVSGSYGYTFRTVSDALNKNATKVKIQFGGTTSGKYYVDDVALTLNFE
- a CDS encoding phosphotransferase, with the translated sequence MGFDQLSSEQQRALFTEAAQKAFFAWHRNNYGVLELISLRSNAVFSVTYPKSSMAMRHILRVNWPERKPREVIDGEMQWMSALRRAGLPVPSVIRVPLPVKVDGVPEMICTLTEFLDGAETAATDYTPRHAAAVGRAAARIHDAAAASGLTRPRLDLTGCSARIRPTRRTAKARHCSSRTAPRWRGDGARAGRVRPARCAERTVWDDSRRPQAG